The DNA window AAACATCTCGACGGTGAGGACTTGTCCAGTCTACGGCTAATTGTTTCTTTAAGGCTTTAACCACCTTATGAATTAAACTAGCAAGAAACTCGTTTGAGAACGCTTCCTGCTCCATAGCAGTGATCGCTTTGTAAAATTCAATTTCTTCCTCTGACAGTCCTAAGTCGTGTCGCTTGCGTATTTCTTCTTCCATTTCTTTGCGCATGTTAATCATAACCCTGACCACATCGGCAGCCTGAATAACACGACTATGATAATCCCTTAACGTTTTCTCTAGAAGTTCGCTTAACGCCTTTGACTGTGGGCTTCCTTGGCTAAATGTCACTTTGATTTGGTCCTCTAAAAGTTTTTTCAGCAACTTTAAACGCAAGTCTACATGCTCTTTTTTTGTTAAATCTGCCAAGAACGCATCGTCCAATATGCTGATATCTGGGCGTTCAATTCCTGCTATTTGGAAAATGTCAACGGTTTCTTTCACTAATAGACTATTCTCAATAAGTTCTGATAATCGCTCTTCTAATGTTTTATTTTCACTCGGTTTTTCAATTGGTGGCCGCAAATGTTTGCGAAGTTGTGCTTTCATCATGAAATAGAGCATAACTTCATCTGCAAGTTCAAGTACTTCCGGCTGATGCTTCACCAACTGATATGATTTTTCTAGTTTGGTGGCTGCTTGGATATATTCCTCGGGATCTCGGTTTAAAAGAAGGTTAACAAGATCTGCAATGAAGTCTTCGCGCTCTATCTTTGGTTTTGCCCGCCAGTTTTGCACATCAATCTCGCTTGGAATAAATCCTCTTACTGTCTTCAGATGATCCATGAAGATATTAACGGCCTCTGAAATATCATAAGCAGGACTTCCCGTGCCGCCACTTTGTGTATATTTATGAGTTGCTTCTTTCAGAGAAGTGGCGATACCAATATAATCAACGACGACGCCGCCTTCTTTTCCCGGAAACACGCGGTTTACACGGGCAATGGCCTGCATCAGGTTGTGTCCCTTCATCGGCTTGTCGATATAAAGATAAGAAAGCGGTTTGGCGTCCATTCCTGTTAGCCACATATCGACGACAATGACAAATTTCAAAGGATCTTCTGGATCACGAAGTTTGGCTTTCACTTCTTCTTGCTCTTTTTTCGATTTAATATGCGCATATTTGCTTCCCGGCTGAACCTCTCGCCACTCTTTAGGATCCTTTGATACATCCCCTGTCATAATCACTTCAACAGGAGGGCATTCTGGAATCTCTCTTAGATAATTATACAAATCAACCGCAATTCGCCGGCTCATACAGACAATCATTGCTTTTTGAAACGGATTGGCGACTTGGTTAAAATGTGATACGATATCTTTGGCTAAACGACGGAGCCGTTTTGGAGTACCCACAACTTTTTCCAGAGCGGCCCATTTTCTTTTGTAATTCTCTGACTCTTCATCATCTCCCCCAGCCTCTATGATAATTTCCTTGTATTTTTCATCAATGTCGTCAGCCGATAAATCAAGCGGGATTAAGCGACTTTCATAGTAGATTGGCAACGTCGCTTTATCTGCCACCGCCTGAGCCATATCATAACGATGGATAATATGTCCAAAAATCTCCTCCGTATTGTTATCAACAAAATCGACTGGAGTTCCTGTAAATCCAATATGGGAAGCATTCGGCAAAGCATAACGCAATTGAGCAGCAAATCCACCTGCAAAACCGGCTTGGGTGCGGTGTGCTTCATCAGCAATCACAACAATGTTTCGTCTTTCCGATAAAACCGGATGCTTAGTTTCTCCTTCTTTCTTACGGAATTTTTCAATCGTAGAGAAAATGATTTGTCCGGCTTCCCCTCTCAGCAACGTTCTTAACTGTTCTGTATCTTCTGCATGCTCCACATGGCCGATGTATGATTTTCCTTGCACAAACGTCTCATACAACTGTTCGTCTAAGTCATTACGGTCCACTTGAATGACAATTGATGGATTTTCCATTTCCGGATGGCGAGACAAAATTCCTGCGAAAAATAGCATGCTTAGTGATTTACCCGACCCCGTTGTATGATACATAACCCCGATTTTTCTGTCTCCGTCAGGTCGCGTCGCACGGATCGCTTCATTGACAGCGAAGTTCACACCGAAAAACTGGTGATATTTCGCGCCAACTTTTGTAATTTTACTACCTTCCTCCAAAAAGACAATGAAATTACGAATATAATTTAGTAGACGTTCTTTCGGGAATAATCCTTCAATCAGTGTGCGCATCGTATTGGCACGGTTGTGATCGACATTTCGTCCATCAATCGATTTCCATGAAGCAAAGAAATCGTAATCGGCAAACGGCATCCCATGCTTCGTTTCCACGTTATCGGAAATGACAACAAAAGCGTTGTAGTTAAATAATTGCGAGATATCATACGTATAGTTTTGAATTTGGGTATATGCATCATAAACAGTCGCTTGCTCGTTGTTTGGATTTTTTAACTCAAATACAATCAGCGGTAAACCATTAATATATATAACGATATCTGGCCGGCGGGACATGCGCCCTTCAATCGGCAATTGATTGACCACTAAAAAGTCATTGTTCTCCGGATGTTCCCAATCGATCGGGAAGACATGAGGCGTGTACGTTTCATCGTTTACCTCATAAGAAAATTCAAGCCCTTTCGTCAACATTTGGTGAAAATGCATATTCCGATTAATCAGTTTTACCCCGTCTGGCGCCGTTAAAATTTGAGCAAGCCTTTTGATTTCTTGTTCCGGTATAGCTGGATAAGCCTTCTTTAAGAAGGCTTCCAACCGACCGTAAAGAACTACCTCGTGAAGACTGTCTCGCTCTCCACGCTGAAACAATTCCTGCGCATGAAGATAGTCATAGCCTAACCGCTTTAAACGCTCAACCGTCGTCTCTTCAAAATCCGTTTCACCTAGAGGTCTCGTCGCCATGCTGCTTGCACCTCCTAGTCGAATATAAGTCTATTAAAGCACTTCTTCTACTTGCTTTTCGGCTTGAGATACATCAATTTCACCGGATAAAAGGCGGGGAAGGAGATAGTCCCTTAAATTTATTAAATAACGATTTTCCTGTTCATTAGTTCGAATTAATTCAAATAACTCTAATAACTTGGGCTGGATAATATTTAAGGCCTTTTCGGTTGGAACTATTATTGGTAAATCTCTAATAATTTGCTGATTAATATTCTGTTGCGCTCCTCCATTAGCCAGACCTACTATCTTTGTACGGTTAAATAACAAATATAGATATGCTAAAACATAACTAAATGATTGATTTTTCTCAATAACAGCACAACATGCTTGATTGGTACTAGATGGTTCAGAAAGAATACCTAACTTTCCAACAGTTGCACCATACATTGCAATAATTACTGTATTTTTAGGGAAGACTTTGGCTGAAGAGTTTTCTAATCCTAACTCTGTTATTTTCTCTTCCGTTTCAAATATAAAATTATCATTAAGTTCCTTTGTTTTTAGCCAGTTGATCGTCCCGTCCTGATAATATTCCGTTTTTCTTCTACTAGGTGTTCCTCCTGAAGAGGTGTCATATAAATCTCCCAATTTCTTAGCCTTCCATCCCTTTGGAATCACCCCTAATTCCGACTCCGCAAACTCCCCATCTTGAAACGGTCCAAAATCAACAAACCAATGCTTGTAAAGCGTCATTGCCATTTCTTCGAGGGTTTTGTTCATCTCTACATTGAGTTCTATTTTCTTATCAATACCACCTAGAATGGATGAAATTCTTTTTTGCGTTTCAAGATCAGGTATCGAAATTATTTGGTCCTCAAATTGTTGTTTATCTACCCTCTGTCGCCCCGATGTACCTACCATCAACCTTTCAGCATTTTCACGAAATGACTTGTTAGTCACAAGATAATACACAAAGTCTGTATCTGTGATACCCTCTTTACCACGTAATACGATAAACTCGGTTGAACCAAAACCTTTCCCATTTTTAAGGTTTTTCACCTGTGCAATCTTGCCATTCTCAAGGCAGGGTGTTATTCGCGCAAAAAGTGTATCACCATTCTCAAATTTTGCTCCGCCAGACTTAAATTCTCTTTCTTCCTTTGCTTCTACTGGTTTATAAAAAGGTTGAATAACATCCATACTTACAAACGGATATATTTCACCCTTTATAAGTTTTACGGTAGGGTTTACCTCGACTAAGTCCCTTAATTTTCCTTCAATCCATTTACTCACATCAATTCCTCCAAGTCCATCTTAATCTTCTCTTGAAGGCGATTCGATTCTTCAAACTGCTCTAAAAGACGCTGTGTCAATTCAGCCATTTTTTCTTCAAATGGTATATCGTCTTCATCTGATACTTCTGTTCCAACATAAATGCCCGGTGTCAATTTGTAGTCATTTGCCTGTACTTCTTCAATTGTTGCAACTTTACAGAATCCAACAACATCTTCGTATCCTTCAGCACCTTCGTATTTGTAGGCACGATAAACGGCTGCGATTTTATCAATTTCTTCTTTAGATAGCGCTTTTTGCTTGCGGCTGACGAGTGTCCCCATTTTGCGGGCATCGATAAACAAAATTTCATTTTTTCTTGCCCGATAGCCGTTTTTGCCATCACGGTTTTTGCTTAAAAAGAATAAACAACATGGAATGCCTGTGGTAAAGAACAGTTTTTCAGGCAATTGAACAATGCAGTCAATATACCCCTCATCTACTAATTTTTGACGAACTTCTTTCTCCTCTTTCACATTCGTTGTCATCGCTCCATTGGCCATCACAAACCCTGCGGTACCCGTATCGTTTAAATGGTACAGAAAATGCTGTATCCACATATAGTTCGCATTGCTGTTTGTGACTGGTCCGATTAAGCGAGGGTCTTTTTTCGATAAACGGTCTGCTCCCCAGTCTTTTTGGTTAAACGGCGGATTGGCAATCACGTAATCGGCCTTTAAATCAGGGAACTGATCGTTTAACAGCGAATCACCCAAGCGAATTTCTGCATTGATGCCATGCAACAAAACGTTCATTTTTCCAAGACGTACGGTCGTTACGACATTTTCTTGCCCGTAAAACGAAAGAGCGTGTTTGTTTGGCGCATATTCTTCACTCTGTATAAACATCCCGCCGCTGCCGCACGCTGGATCAAACACAATCCCGCTTTTCGGCTCCAGCATGGCAACAAGCAATTTAACGATACTTGACGGTGTAAAGAATTCTCCACCTCTGTTGCCTTCAGAAGCAGCAAAAGAACTAATAAAATACTCATATGTACGGCCCAATATATCTACACTGTCATCCGTATTGGCACTAAATACATCACGAGAAAAAATTTCGATTAATCCCGCCACGTTTTCAGGCGGTAAGTTCGAACCTTGGTAAATTCGCGGCAATATGCCTTCCAGTTCTGGGTTTTCCTCTTCAAGACGTTTCATCGCATTATCAAGAATCTCTTTAATATTTGGCTGCTTAGCGTTTTTCATAATATAAGACCAACTTGCTTCTTCAGGCACGACAAAGACGTTTTCCGCCTTATACTGATCCGGGTCGGTGATGATGACTTGACGCATTTCATCATCTTCTGTATACCAATCGCTGCTTGGATCTTTTACAATTTGTTCTAGTTCTTTTCGACGCTGTTCGTACTTGTTAGAAAGATAGCGCAAAAAGATTAACGGAAGAACATAATGTTTATAATCAGCAGGAGCCACACTCCCACGCATTTTATTGGCTGCTTCAAATAAATCCTTTTGAAAATCGATGTCTGCTTTTACAGTCATATTATGCCCCCCTGTTGGTTCTCTTTTGAAAACATAAAGAGCAAACGACTTGAAATTATCGGATGCTCTAAAGTGTTTCAACTTTTTATTATATAGCATAATCTTACTCCTTAGAAACAGCAGAGCAATGCTTTAACTTCTTGCTAGCATACGGTCAAAAATTGTACACATATTTGGTTACGGGTTCAGGTCTATTTTACTAAAACAACTTGCGGAATGTTGTTGAAATTTGTCGAAACAGAGATGGATCATCATAGACCCGACTTGCTAATGGGGCAGGAGGACGAAGCCCCTGTTTTGGGTCATAACTGTATGATCATCCATCGTTCACCCCTCCCCCATCATCCCCACCACTTCGCGAAACACGGCCGACGGTTGTTTGCGGAGCAGTTCAGCGGCGACCGTTTTTCGCTTCGTGCCGTTGACGATTGTGAGCAGACCGTTTTCAAGGCGGATGAGCAAGTTTTTGACGCGGTACGCGGTGATCTTGGACGCCTGATCCAAGTAGCGGGCGTCAAGGTCGAAGCGGACGCGGTCGGACAGTCGCCGCAGCAAGCGCCAAAGGGCGATTTCCTCGCTTGATTTCATGAATAGCTCGGGCAGTTCTTTTGCTTGCTTGATGGTATGGAGCGTCGTCATCGCATAGACGGCGATGCCGTAGCCGACCGGGCGGATGACGTCACTAAGAAACTGCCAGCGCTCAACTTCGAAGCGAATGTATTCCTCATCGCTTCGTTTCGGCAGTTCGGCGATGGCCGAGCGTTTGACGATGTTCACGGCAGCAATTTTGCCGAGGCATGTGACCCCGTTTTGCGGAGCGGCTCCCCGCCGCGGATACAAGGCGATGTAACGGGCGTCTTGCCACCCTTTTTTCAGCCGTTTCACCGGGATGTGGTAAAAGCGATGCTTCACGTAGGCTTCGTAATGCCGCGCGCTTGGCACCATGCCGACAAGCACGTATTCATCAAAAGCCGACCGCCATTCTTCAATGATCCCTTGCGGCAAAATGCCTTCGTTTTGCAGTTCTTCGGGATTCTTTTCAATCAGCCGCTCGATGAACTGCTCGACCAGGCGAGTGGCGTTCGGCAAAAACGGCAAACCGCCGATGTTGACGTCGTTGATGCTTTTGTACAGCGGGTGCGCTTGATAGCTGTCCTCGTCATGCCACGGGAACAGCACATAGGCGCCAAAGGCGGTGCGCTCGTATGGGCCGCTGCGGCGGGCGACAAGCGAATCGCGGTAGCGGTGCATCGTGTTGATGTCGTCTTCCATCGGGCCCGGCATTCCGTACCGTTTTTCGTATGAGCTGCCCGAAATGGCGAAGTCCAGGC is part of the Geobacillus sp. 46C-IIa genome and encodes:
- a CDS encoding type I restriction endonuclease subunit R yields the protein MATRPLGETDFEETTVERLKRLGYDYLHAQELFQRGERDSLHEVVLYGRLEAFLKKAYPAIPEQEIKRLAQILTAPDGVKLINRNMHFHQMLTKGLEFSYEVNDETYTPHVFPIDWEHPENNDFLVVNQLPIEGRMSRRPDIVIYINGLPLIVFELKNPNNEQATVYDAYTQIQNYTYDISQLFNYNAFVVISDNVETKHGMPFADYDFFASWKSIDGRNVDHNRANTMRTLIEGLFPKERLLNYIRNFIVFLEEGSKITKVGAKYHQFFGVNFAVNEAIRATRPDGDRKIGVMYHTTGSGKSLSMLFFAGILSRHPEMENPSIVIQVDRNDLDEQLYETFVQGKSYIGHVEHAEDTEQLRTLLRGEAGQIIFSTIEKFRKKEGETKHPVLSERRNIVVIADEAHRTQAGFAGGFAAQLRYALPNASHIGFTGTPVDFVDNNTEEIFGHIIHRYDMAQAVADKATLPIYYESRLIPLDLSADDIDEKYKEIIIEAGGDDEESENYKRKWAALEKVVGTPKRLRRLAKDIVSHFNQVANPFQKAMIVCMSRRIAVDLYNYLREIPECPPVEVIMTGDVSKDPKEWREVQPGSKYAHIKSKKEQEEVKAKLRDPEDPLKFVIVVDMWLTGMDAKPLSYLYIDKPMKGHNLMQAIARVNRVFPGKEGGVVVDYIGIATSLKEATHKYTQSGGTGSPAYDISEAVNIFMDHLKTVRGFIPSEIDVQNWRAKPKIEREDFIADLVNLLLNRDPEEYIQAATKLEKSYQLVKHQPEVLELADEVMLYFMMKAQLRKHLRPPIEKPSENKTLEERLSELIENSLLVKETVDIFQIAGIERPDISILDDAFLADLTKKEHVDLRLKLLKKLLEDQIKVTFSQGSPQSKALSELLEKTLRDYHSRVIQAADVVRVMINMRKEMEEEIRKRHDLGLSEEEIEFYKAITAMEQEAFSNEFLASLIHKVVKALKKQLAVDWTSPHRRDVYAKVKLAVKQVLMKEKITGQQLQFLTNKFMEQAEQQYKDWPMNA
- a CDS encoding restriction endonuclease subunit S, producing the protein MSKWIEGKLRDLVEVNPTVKLIKGEIYPFVSMDVIQPFYKPVEAKEEREFKSGGAKFENGDTLFARITPCLENGKIAQVKNLKNGKGFGSTEFIVLRGKEGITDTDFVYYLVTNKSFRENAERLMVGTSGRQRVDKQQFEDQIISIPDLETQKRISSILGGIDKKIELNVEMNKTLEEMAMTLYKHWFVDFGPFQDGEFAESELGVIPKGWKAKKLGDLYDTSSGGTPSRRKTEYYQDGTINWLKTKELNDNFIFETEEKITELGLENSSAKVFPKNTVIIAMYGATVGKLGILSEPSSTNQACCAVIEKNQSFSYVLAYLYLLFNRTKIVGLANGGAQQNINQQIIRDLPIIVPTEKALNIIQPKLLELFELIRTNEQENRYLINLRDYLLPRLLSGEIDVSQAEKQVEEVL
- a CDS encoding class I SAM-dependent DNA methyltransferase, producing MTVKADIDFQKDLFEAANKMRGSVAPADYKHYVLPLIFLRYLSNKYEQRRKELEQIVKDPSSDWYTEDDEMRQVIITDPDQYKAENVFVVPEEASWSYIMKNAKQPNIKEILDNAMKRLEEENPELEGILPRIYQGSNLPPENVAGLIEIFSRDVFSANTDDSVDILGRTYEYFISSFAASEGNRGGEFFTPSSIVKLLVAMLEPKSGIVFDPACGSGGMFIQSEEYAPNKHALSFYGQENVVTTVRLGKMNVLLHGINAEIRLGDSLLNDQFPDLKADYVIANPPFNQKDWGADRLSKKDPRLIGPVTNSNANYMWIQHFLYHLNDTGTAGFVMANGAMTTNVKEEKEVRQKLVDEGYIDCIVQLPEKLFFTTGIPCCLFFLSKNRDGKNGYRARKNEILFIDARKMGTLVSRKQKALSKEEIDKIAAVYRAYKYEGAEGYEDVVGFCKVATIEEVQANDYKLTPGIYVGTEVSDEDDIPFEEKMAELTQRLLEQFEESNRLQEKIKMDLEELM